A genomic window from Pseudomonas argentinensis includes:
- a CDS encoding SOS response-associated peptidase family protein, whose amino-acid sequence MCGRLAQYRAAQKYLASLGLDARPLSRVAGEDIARYNVAPHSQVDLIRPTADGYIWTAEKWGWTPAWDTEPAGRDINATREKAAKSKYFRQIWPHRALVCADGWYEWCLVDGEKAKQPYYIRRSDDEPLFLPAIGQFSEEGVEPGGREGFRIITADSEGGMLDVHDRRPVVFSAEDARLWLSDIGSKGADQLLQERALPVAEFAWYPVSRAVGSVRNEGRGLIDPWC is encoded by the coding sequence ATGTGCGGAAGACTCGCCCAGTACCGGGCGGCTCAGAAATATCTGGCGTCACTTGGATTGGACGCGCGCCCCCTTAGCCGCGTGGCCGGAGAAGATATCGCGCGCTACAACGTGGCTCCGCACTCGCAAGTCGATCTGATTAGGCCGACTGCTGACGGCTACATCTGGACTGCAGAGAAGTGGGGATGGACGCCAGCCTGGGATACCGAGCCTGCAGGGCGGGACATCAACGCGACGAGGGAGAAGGCAGCCAAGAGTAAGTACTTCCGGCAGATCTGGCCGCACCGGGCCTTGGTTTGTGCTGACGGTTGGTACGAGTGGTGCCTGGTTGACGGTGAGAAGGCCAAGCAGCCGTACTACATCCGCCGCTCAGATGATGAGCCTCTTTTTCTGCCAGCCATTGGGCAGTTTTCAGAGGAGGGCGTTGAGCCGGGAGGGCGCGAGGGCTTCAGAATCATCACCGCTGACTCTGAGGGCGGCATGCTCGATGTCCATGATCGACGACCCGTGGTGTTCAGCGCAGAGGACGCCAGGCTGTGGCTTTCAGATATTGGCTCTAAAGGAGCTGATCAGCTGCTCCAGGAGCGCGCGCTGCCCGTTGCTGAGTTCGCGTGGTACCCAGTAAGCCGTGCTGTCGGCAGTGTTCGAAACGAGGGGAGGGGACTGATTGATCCCTGGTGTTGA
- a CDS encoding TolC family outer membrane protein — protein MRYLFGCLGLTLALLPVTAFAQSTEGSSATRASLLSVYTQAAMNDAELAAVRHEYRARTEATPQARSGLLPSITAGMVSESTRLDRDSPSLIRSRSGNTFRASLTQPLFRLDRWFELKAAQADVAQAEMELAAKEQALILKVAEAYFETLRQLDALAASRAEESALLEQQAQAQGRLEGGVASITDVLDAQAAYDLAKANSKVFQRNVEEAFDVLYRLTTREYALIDGVDHSMPVDPPVPNDATAWVDSAIEQNLNLLATNHAVTSAEERVRQSKSGFSPTVDVVASYRKGDNDSFGYNNPSDFGRSDYRDDVAQSSIGIELNIPLYSGGVTRSQVRQSVELLAKSEDDRENARREVVLLTRSSYRAINAGVEQIAARLQAIKSGRMSLEANEVGLRVGTRNMADVLNAQRQLYAAVRDYNNFRYDYIIDNFKLKQAAGMLAVGDLEEFSGYLKSDYDPDRDFLPAASLDLNQSSGGL, from the coding sequence ATGCGATACCTCTTTGGCTGCCTCGGCTTGACCTTGGCGCTTCTTCCCGTAACGGCCTTCGCGCAGAGTACCGAAGGCTCGTCCGCCACTAGGGCGAGTCTGCTCTCGGTTTACACCCAGGCAGCCATGAACGATGCTGAGCTGGCGGCTGTACGCCATGAGTATCGGGCGCGCACCGAGGCGACCCCTCAGGCTCGTTCGGGGTTGCTGCCGAGCATCACTGCCGGAATGGTTAGCGAGTCGACCCGGCTCGATAGAGATAGCCCTTCGCTCATTCGCTCGCGCAGCGGCAATACTTTTCGTGCAAGCCTTACCCAGCCACTTTTTCGCCTTGATCGCTGGTTTGAGCTCAAGGCTGCCCAGGCAGATGTCGCCCAGGCGGAAATGGAACTCGCAGCCAAGGAGCAGGCGCTTATTCTGAAAGTGGCGGAGGCGTATTTCGAAACCCTTCGCCAACTGGATGCGCTCGCCGCTTCGCGTGCTGAGGAATCGGCTCTGCTTGAGCAGCAGGCCCAGGCGCAAGGGCGCCTGGAGGGTGGTGTGGCCAGCATCACCGACGTGCTCGATGCGCAGGCTGCTTATGATCTAGCAAAAGCGAATTCCAAGGTTTTCCAGCGTAACGTCGAAGAGGCCTTCGATGTCCTATATCGCCTGACCACACGCGAATACGCCCTTATCGATGGTGTAGACCATTCGATGCCGGTAGACCCTCCAGTCCCCAACGATGCGACAGCGTGGGTCGATTCGGCTATCGAGCAAAACCTCAATCTACTTGCGACCAACCATGCCGTTACGTCGGCGGAAGAAAGAGTCAGGCAGAGCAAGTCAGGGTTTTCGCCTACCGTCGATGTGGTTGCCTCTTATCGAAAAGGCGACAACGACAGCTTCGGCTACAACAACCCCTCTGATTTTGGTCGCAGCGATTATCGCGATGATGTCGCGCAGAGCAGCATCGGCATCGAGCTCAACATCCCTCTCTACAGTGGCGGCGTGACTCGTTCTCAGGTGCGTCAATCGGTAGAACTCCTGGCTAAGAGCGAAGATGATCGCGAGAACGCCAGGCGTGAGGTGGTTCTGCTGACCAGAAGCTCTTATCGGGCGATCAATGCTGGTGTAGAGCAGATTGCAGCACGTCTGCAGGCGATTAAGTCGGGCCGGATGTCATTAGAAGCCAACGAAGTCGGCTTGAGGGTTGGAACTCGCAACATGGCCGATGTGCTGAATGCTCAGCGGCAGCTCTACGCGGCGGTTCGGGATTACAACAATTTTCGGTATGACTACATCATCGATAATTTTAAGCTCAAGCAGGCGGCGGGGATGCTGGCTGTTGGTGATCTCGAAGAGTTTTCCGGTTATTTGAAGTCGGATTACGATCCTGATCGTGATTTTCTGCCAGCTGCAAGCTTGGACTTAAATCAATCGAGCGGAGGGCTGTAA